A stretch of DNA from Promicromonospora sukumoe:
CGATCACGTCGCCGTCGGGCAGCACCGTGGACGTGGCCCAGTGCCGGGCGTACTGCATCGGCTCGGTGGCCTCGACCACCGGTGCGTCGGTGCCGCCGGTGATGTCGACGGTGAAGCCGGCGCGGGCGCCGTCCGGACCGCCGCCGTTGGCCCACCAGCCGCCGCCGACCTGCAGGATCTTGCCCGGGCGGTACATGGTCGCCGTCGACGTGGCGCCGACCGGGTTGCCGAGGCCGCCCTGGTTGGCGATGCCGGACGGCAGGGTGCCGCGCAGGGTGATCTCGCCGTCGCCCGACGGGTCGAGCTCGTACATCTGCGTGCCGGTGATGTTGAAGACGTTGCCGTTGCCCGGCGCGACGAACGCGCGCGGGTACCACCAGCGGTTCTCGTCGGGGCCGTTGCCGCCCCCGCCGTCGCCGTAGGCCGCGGCGCTGGTCGCGCCCTCCAGGAGCTTCCAGGAGCTGCCCTCGTCCGGCGTGTAGATCTCCGGGGTCAGCACGCCGGGGCCGCCGGGGCCGCCCTTGAGGCTGCCGCCCTGCACGACGACGGAGCCGTCCGGCAGGGTGGTGCCCGTCGGGTACCAGCGCGGGAAGTTCATCGGGGCCTCGTTGCGCAGGCCCTGGTTGGTGGAGTAGCTGGTGACGCCGATGGCGGCGTCGTTCGGCGCGTTGCCGCCCAGGTTGTCGTCACCGCCCACGGTCATGGTGGCCCGGCGGTGCGGCATCTGGACCTGCATCGAGCAGAACAGGTCGGTGTACGTCGAGTTCGTGACGATGCCGTCGTTCACGTTGGCCGTCGTGCGTGCCTCGGCCGGGTCCCAGACGTCGATCTCCATCTGGCCGCCCTGCGTGACGCAGGAGTTGCCGTAGAAGTCGTAGGGCGTCGTGTCGGTGCAGCCCGACGAGACGCTGCCGAAGGACTGGACCTTGCCGTCCGACGTGAGCGCAGCGTTGATCGGCACCAGCGGCCACGGCGTGACGCCGCTCCAGGCGCCCTGCTCGGCCTTGTCCGGCGGCGAGCAGTCGGCCGTGAGCAGGCCCGCGGTGTAGGCGAGGCCGTTCTTCATCTGGGTGCGGATCGGGGCCTCGGCGTACGCCGTGCCCTCGTGCCCCATCCCGGAGTACCACGACCGGCCCTCGTCGATCTCCTGGCACCAGGTGATCGGGTGGTTCGTGCCGTTGTTGCCCCCGCCGTACGACGACTCGTCGGCGTTGAGCAGCGTGCGCACGTTGGGCGCCGGGTTGACCAGCCAGTCGTACCACTCGTCGCTGCGGGTGAACTCGGCCGGCAGGCCCTGGGTCAGCGGGTGCGAGGTGTCCTTGACCACCACGCGGCCCGGGCGGACCGCGGGGTTCTCCGGGTGGCCCTCGGACACCGCGCCCACGAGGCGGGCGTAGAACGGGTTGACGTCGTGCTCGCTCTGCCCGACGGACCACCCGGCGTAGTGCAGGCCGAGGTAGCCGCCGCCCCCGCGGATGTAGGCCTCCAGCGCGGCGCGCTGGTCCACGTTGAACAGCACGCCGCCGGTCTGGGCGAACGCGATGGTGTCCTTGGTCGCCAGGTTCGCGGTCGTGAAGGCGGCCGGGTCGTCCGTCTCCTGGATCTCGACCGGCTGGTTGTACTCGACGCCCAGGTCGGCCACGAGGTCCCGGACGGCCTGGCGGGCCTGGACGTGGGAGGCGTGGAAGTTGGACTTGTAGAACAGCAGGACGCGCAGCACGCCGTCGTCGACGGCGCCGGGAGCGGCCTGGACGGGCGCGGTGCCCGACGGCGCGGCCTGGGCGGCCACGGCCCCGAGGGGCGCGGCCACCAGCAGGGCGGTCAGTGCGGCCGCCAGACGCACGGGCGTCCGGCGGGGACGGCGACCACGGTGTCGCCGGTCAGGTCTGCGTAGCAGGTTCATCGTTGATCCCTTTTCGCACGGTTTTCATGGACATGAAGGCAGCCCGAACGACCGGCCCCCGCCCGGGGCCGGCCGCCCAGACCTGTCGCTGGGTGCTACCTGTCTTCTCTTGTGGTGTTCTCTCGGTGGTGGGTGGGGTGGGTGTGTCGGGTCAGCGGAGCTCGGCGATGACCGTCTTGAGCTCCGTGTAGTCGTCCAGGCCGAAGGAGCCCAGCTCGCGGCCCCAGCCGGACTGCTTGAAGCCGCCCCGCGGGAGGGTCACGTCGTCGGCGTGCCAGGTGTTGAGCCAGACCGTGCCGGCCCGGAGCTTGCCGCCGACCCGGTGGGCCGTGCTCAGGTCGCGCGACCACACGCCCGCGGCCAGGCCGTAGACGGTGTTGTTGGCGGCCGCGACGACCTCCTCCTCCGTGTCGAAGGGGATGGCCGTGATGACCGGGCCGAAGATCTCGTCGGTCTGGACGGCCATCCGCTCGGTCACGTCGGTGATGAGGGTCGGGGAGAAGAAGTAGCCGCGGTCGGCGGCCGGGTCGGGGCTGCCTGCGGCGATGGTGGCGCCGTCGGCCACCGCGCCCCGGACGTAGCCCATGACCTTCTCGTGCTGCTCCTGGGAGACCAGCGGCCCCATCGTGGTGGCCGGGTCGAACGCGTCGCCGACCTTGATGGCCTTGGCCGCGGCGGCCACACCCTCGATCACCTGGTCGAACACGGCGCGCTGGACGTAGAGGCGCGAGCCGTTGACGCAGCACTGGCCCTCGTTGAAGTACCCCGCCAGGGCGGCGCCCGCGATGGCGGCGTCGAGGTCGGCGTCGGCGAAGATGATGTTGGGCGCCTTGCCGCCCAGCTCCAGCGACACCTTCTTGAGGTTCTTCGAGGCGCCCGCGGCGATCTTCTTGCCGACCTCGGTGCTGCCGGTGAAGGCCACCTTGTCCACGCCGGCGTGGTCCACGAGCGCGGCGCCCGCGTCCCCGAACCCGGGCAGGACGTTGACGACGCCGGCCGGGAGGCCGGCCTCCAGCAGCAGCTCGCCGAGCCGGAGCGCGGTGAGCGGGGTCTGCTCGGCGGGCTTGAGCACCACGGTGTTGCCCGCGGTGATCGACGGGATGATCTTGAACGCGGCCATCGTCAGCGGGAAGTTCCACGGCACGATGCCGGCGACCACACCGATCGCCTCGCGGCGCGTGTAGGCGTGGAAGTCTCGGCCGGGCACCGACATCGGGATGGTCGTACCCTCCATCTTCGTGGCCCAGCCCGCGAAGTAGCGGAACAGCTCGGCGGCCACGCCGACGTCGCCCCGGGCGGACGCGAGGCTCTTTCCGTTGTCGAGCGACTCGAGCTGCGCGAACTCCTCGGTGCGCTCGTCGATCATGTCGCCGATGCGCCACAACAGGTGCGAGCGGTCCCGCGGCGTCATCCGCGACCACGGGGAGCCGTCCTCGAAGGCGTTCCGGGCGGCGGAGACCGCACGGTCGGCGTCGACCGCGGAGGCCTGGGCCACCTGGACGAGGACCTCTTCGGTCGCGGGATTCACCGTCGCGAAGGTCTGACCGTCCTTGGCGTCCACCCACTCGCCGTCGATCAGGAGCTGCTTCGGGGAGGAGAGGAACGAGGAGACGGCGGGCAGGAGGTGGGAGTTCTCGGACATGGAGAGCCTTCCAGGTGTCGGGATCTGTTTCGAGGTCGGTGGTGGTCTGGTGCTCGGGCCGCGGCTACTTGATGATCAGCACCTTCGATCGGTCGAGGGTGAGCGCGACGGCGGCGACGATGATCGCGCCGTACAGGATCTGCTCGTAGGCCGACGGGACGCCGACGATCGGCAGGCCGACCCGCAGCAGCGTCACCACGAGCGCCCCGGCGAGGCTGCGCCACAGCGAGCCGTGGCCGCCGGTGATGGCGGTGCCGCCCACCACGATGGCCGCCACCGCGGGCAGCAGCAGGTTGTCGGCCATGGTCGGGCTGCCGCTGAAGTTCCGCGAGACCAGCATGACGGCGGCCAGGCCCGCGCAGGCGCCCGAGAGGGTGAACGCGCCGATCTTGACCAGGTCGACGGGCGCGCCGCCCAGCCGGGCGGCGGACTCCGAGTAGCCGGTGGCCCGCACCCAGCTCTCCAGCGGGGTGAGCTTGAGAACCAGGGAGACGACGGCGACGAGCACCAGCGCGACGACGAACGCCATCGGCAGCACGCCGGCGACGTAGAGCGTGAGCCACTTGGTGGAGTCCCGGTCGGCCAGCGGGATGGGGCCGGCGTCCGAGATCACCAGGGCGATCGCGGCGAAGATGCTCATGCCGCCGAGGGTGACGATGAACGACGGGATGCGCAGCAGCACGTGGACCACGCCCTGCAGCGCCCCGATCGCGCCGGTCGCCGCGATGATCGCGAGGGTGGTGGCCCCGCCGAGGTCGGGCAGCCACAGCGCGAAGAACACGGTGGCGAGCGAGCAGAGCGCGGCGATCGACAGGTCGATGCCGCCGCACAGGACCACCACGGTGGCGCCGGCCGCGAGCACGATGAGCGGGGCCGCGGTCCGGACCGCGGCCGTGAGGCTGCTCAGGGTGAGGAAGCCGGGGTCGGCGATGGTCAGCGCCGCCAGCAGCACGACGAGCGCGATGACCGGCATGAACGACGTGAGCCGCTGGCCCACGGTGGGCCGGTGGACGACCGGCGCGTCGGGGGCCGGCTGGGCGAGGACGGGGGTGGACATGCTCAGACCATCTCCTTGACGAGGTCGAGCGGGGTGGGCTTGCCCCCCGCGGGGGCTGCGACCTCCTTGGTCGCGCGGCCGTCGCTCATCACGATGATGCGGTCGGACATGCCGATCGCCTCCTCCAGGCTGTCGGCCAGCAGCACGGTGGCGACGCCGCTGTTGGCGAGCTCGCGCATGAGGCGGTAGACCTCCGAGCGCGCCCCGATGTCGAGGCCACGGGTCGGGTGGTCGAGCAGCAGCAGGCGGACGTCGCCGGCCACGAGCCAGCGCGCCAGGACCACCTTCTGCTGGTTGCCGCCCGACAGCCGCTGGATCGCGGTGCCCCGGTGCGGGGTGCGGATCGAGAGCCGCTCGATCCACCCGTCCACCAGCGACGCCTGCTTGCGCGGGCGCACGACGGGGCCGCTGCAGCGGGCCTGCTGCTTGGTCAGCGTCATGTTGTCGGCCACCGACATCGGCCCGACCATGCCCTCGGTCTTGCGCTCGGCCGGCACGTAGCCGACGCCGGCGGCGCAGGCCGCGCGGGTGCCGGACAGCTCGAGCTTCTTGCCGTCGAGCACCACCTCGCCCGCCGTCGTGGGCTCGGCGCCGAACAGCGCCCGGCACACGTCCTCGCGGCCGGAGCCGTGCACGCCGACGATGCCGACGATCTCCCCGGCGTGCACGTCGAGGTCCACGTCGCGGAAGGTCTTGCCGGACAGGCCGCGCACCTCGAGGCGGGGCCGGCGGGGCTCGTCGGACCGCTCGGCGGCGCCGTCGTGGTAGTGGTCGTCGGCCCCGGTCGAGCCGATCATCATGCGGTGCAGCTCGGCCGGCGCGGCGCCCTCGGCGGGCACCTCGCCCACCGACTGCCCGCCGCGGAGCACGGCGACCCGGTCGCAGACGTCGAGCACCTCGTCGAGCCGGTGCGAGACGAAGACGACGGACGCGAACTCGCGCAGCCGGCGCACCTGGGTGAACAGGGTGTCGATCTCCTTGGACTCCAGCACCGAGGTGGGCTCGTCGAGGATGATCACCGGCGGGTGGGACGTGCGCTCCTCGATGCGGAGCACCTTGGCGATCTCGACCATCTGCCGGTCGGCGAAGCTCAGGGTGTCGGTGCGGGCGAGCGGGTCGATGTGCGACCCGATCTTGTCGAGCTGCTCCTGCGCGAGCTTGCGCATGGTGCGCCAGCGGTAGACGCCGCGGCGCACGCCCGGGCCCTCGCTGCCGAGCACGATGTTCTCGGCGGCGGTCAGGTTGGGCACGAGCGACTGCTCCTGGAACACCATGCCGATGCCGTGGTCGGCGGCGTCCATGATGCTCCGCAGCTTGACCTTCTCACCGCGCACCCAGATCTCGCCGGCGTCGGGCCGCACCAGGCCGACCAGCGCCTTGAGCAGCGTGGACTTGCCGGCGCCGTTCTCGCCGGCCAGGCCGAGCACCTCGTGCTGGCGCACGACCAGGTCGACGCCGTCGAGCGCCTTGACGCCCGGGTAGTGCTTGACCAGGCCGCGTACCTCGAGGGCGGCCGGGGACCCCGGCGCGCGCGGCCCGGGGTCGATCTGCAGGTCGGTTGTCACTTGGTCACCTGGTTCCTACGACGCTGTGGGATGACGGCGGCCGCGACGGCCGCGACGACGATGAGGCCCTGGACCCCGCCCTGCCAGTACGGGCTGACGCCGACCTGGACCAGGCCGTTGGTCAGCACGGTCACCAGCAGGACGCCGACCGTGGACTGCAGGATGCCGCCCCGGCCGCCGATGAGCAGGGTGCCGCCGACGACGGCGGCCGTGATGGCCGAGAAGTCGTAGCCCCGGCCGGCCTGGACCAGGCCGGCGCTGAGCTGGCTGGTGACCATCACGCCGGCCAGCCCGTAGAACGCGCCGGCCATCGTGAAGACCGCCACCTTGTAGGGCGCGACCCGCACCCCGGACAGGGCGAGCACCTCCTCGGCGCCGCCGATCGCGAACGCGTACCGGCCCAGGCGGGTGTAGCGCTGGACCAGCCAGGCCGCGATCACGCAGGCCAGGGCGATCCAGGTGAGACGGGCCAGCCCGAGGAACCGCTCGACGGCCCAGCCCTCCAGCATCGCGTCGGAGATGTTGGGCTGAACGCCCGCGAACATGAGGGTGGCCACGCCCAGGCCGACGGCGGAGACGCCGAGGGTGGCCATGAACGAGGGCACCTTGAGCACCACGAGGGCCAGCCCGCTGAGACAGCCGAGCGCTGCCGCGACGAGCACGGCGACGAGGACGCCGACCAGGCCGAGGTCGTTGTCGTTGCGGTTGTTGGCGACCAGCAGGGCGACCGTGATCGCGGAGGCGCCCATGATGCCGGGCGCGGACAGGTCGATGGACCCCATCATCAGCACGAAGCTGATGCCGCAGGTCACGACCGCGAGGACGGCCGCGGCGTCCAGCACGTTCTGCACGTTCGAGAACGTCCGGAAGCCGGGGCTCATGGCCGCGAAGACACCGAAGAGCACGACGAGCGCGATCGGTGGACCCGCGTCCATGAGGGACACCCCCCGCCGAGGCCGGGGGCGCTGCGCGTGCACGACGTCGGTGTCGGCTTCGGCGGGGGATGTCGTCATGGTCACGACATCGCGCCCTGCGAGCGGCTGAAGAGGTTGTCGCAGGCGAAGTCGGCCTCGTCGGTCTCCGGGGAGACGAAGTCGGCGACGTTGTCCTGCTCGATGAGGAACTGCTCCGCGTACCAGGCGCGGTCCTCGTCGGCGATGTCCTCGGCGGCGAGCTCGCCGGTGGCCACGCAGTAGCCGATGGCCAGGCCGATGCCGCCCTGCCACGGGCCGTCGCTGGAGACGGTCGCCGTCATGGTGCCGTCCTCGATCGCGGTGAGCGCGTCGGGCACGGCGTCGATGCCGACCACGGCCACGTCGTCGCGGCCGGCCTGCTGGAGCGCCTCCAGCGCGCCGAGCGCCATGTCGTCGTTCGCGGCCCAGATGCCCTTGACGTCGTCACCGTGCTTGGTGAGCAGCGTCTTGGTCACCTCCAGCGCCTCGGCGCGGGAGAAGTTGGCGGTCTGGTCGTCGAGCAGCTCGACGTCCGGGTTGGCGGCCAGCGACTCCTCGAGCCCGGCGAACCGGTCCTTGGCCGCGCCGGTGTCCAGGATGCCCTGGAGGGCCACGATCCCGCCGGAGCCGCCGATGGCCTCCGAGAGCGCGTCGCCGATCTGCTTGCCCGACTCCACGCCGTTGTAGGTGAGGTGGGACAGCCAGTAGTCGTAGTCGGTGACGTTGAGGTCGGCCGGCTTGTTCCACTGGGTGACGAGGTACGCGCCCGCCGCCTCGGCGCCCTCGACGATCGGCGGGGTGTCCGAATCGCCGTTGGGCAGGATGTTCATGACCAGGCAGTCGGTGTCGCCGGCGAGGAGCTGGCTGATCTGCTCCTGCTGGCGGGTCGAGTCGCCGTCGTACGTGAGCCGCTCCTGCGTGAGGCCGACCTGCTCGGCGAAGGCGTCGCCGCCGTCGAGCCACGAGGCCTCGTAGGGGTTGGACTCGTTGCGGACCTGGCCCACCAGGGTCACGTCCGCGGGGTCGCAGCCTTCGGCCGCGGCGGTCTCGCCGCCGCCTCCGGCAGCGGTTTCGGTACAGCCCGTGAGGGCGGCAGCCACCAGGGTGACGCCGACGACGGCGGCCGTGTGTCGAGAGGTGAACTTCATTGTCGATCCTCGATTTCGTTCGTTGCCGGTGTCCGGCGGTGGGACTTGTGGGGTACGGGTCAGATCAGCGGGCCATCCAGCCGCCGTCGACGACCAGCACGTGGCCGTTGACGTAGTCGGCGGCCGGGGAGCTGAGGAACACGGCCGAGCCGGCGATGTCCTCGGCGGTGCCCCAGCGGCCGGCCGGGATGCGTTCGAGGATGGAGCGGGAGCGGTCCGCGTCGTCGCGGAGCGCCGTGGTGTTGTCCGTGGCCATGTAGCCCGGCGCGATGGCGTTGACCTGGACGCCGTGCGGCCCCCACTCGTTGGCCAGCGCCTTGGTCATCCCGGCCACGCCGTGCTTGCTCGCGGCGTACGACACCACCCGCAGGCCGCCCTGGAAGGACAGCAGGCTGGCGATGCTGACGATCTTGCCGTGGCCGCGCTCGACCATCGGGCGGCCGAGCTGCTGGGTCAGGAAGAACAGCCCGTTGAGGTTGACGTCGAGCACGCGCTGCCAGGAGTCGCGGCTCACGTCGACGGAGTCCTCGCGGTCGATGATCCCCGCGTTGTTGACCACGACGTCGATCTGCCGGGTGGCGTTCAGCTCGGCGGTGACCTGCTCGACGGCGTCGAGGTCGCTCACGTCGAGGTCGACGACCTCGGCCTTGACGCCCGTCTCGGCGACCAGGTCGCGGGTCGCGTCCTGGCGGCCGGGCCGGCCGAGCAGGACGACGTCCGCGCCCGCGCTCGCGAGGCCGACGGCGACCGCCTGGCCCAGGCCGCGCCCGGCGCCGGTCACCACCGCGCACCTGCCGTGCAGGTCGAAGGGGGACGTCACAGCTCCTCCAGCGCCACGGGGCTCAGGTCGGTGTAGACGTTGTTCTCGCCGGCCATCGCCCAGATGAAGGCGTACGAGCCGGTGCCCGCGCCGGAGTGGATCGACCAGGGCGGGGAGATGACGGCCTCGCGGTTGCGGAGCACGAGGTGGCGGGTGGCGCCGGGCTCGCCCATGAAGTGGAAGACGCGGTCCTGCTCGTCGAGGTCCACGTAGCAGTAGATCTCGGTGCGGCGGTCGTGCAGGTGCGGCGGAAAGGTGTTCCAGACCGAGCCGCTGGCGATGACCGTGACGCCGAACTGGAGCTGCGAGGTCTTGACGTCCTGGCCCCAGACGTAGCGGAAGAGGTTGCGCTCGTTGGCGGCCTCGGCCGAGCCCAGCGCGACCGGCTCCACCTCGCTGTGGCGCAGCGCCGCGGTCGGGTAGGTCGCGTGCGCCGGGGCGGACACGAAGTAGTAGGCGGCGTCGGCGCCGCCGAAGGTGACCTCGCTCCCCCGGCCGACGAAGAGACCGTCGAGGTGCTCGAGCTCGAACTTCTCGTCGTCGACGACGACGTGGCCGGGGGCCCCGACGTTGATGATGCCGAGCTCGCGGCCCTCGAGGTGGGACTGCGTGCCCAGCACGTCCGACCAGGCCGGCAGGCCGAGCTCGCCGGCGCCGGGGACGGCCCCGCCGATGAGCAGCCGGTCGTCGTGGGTGTAGGTGCCGTTGACCTCGCCGCTCACGAAGAGGTCGGGGACGAGGAAGTTCTCCCGCAGGTCCGCTGTGGTGGCCGTCTCCGCGCTGGACGGAGATGTCGAGTATCGAACCTGGATCACGTAGTTGCCCCTCGTCGGTCTGCGAACTGCGTTCGTCTGTGAACTGCGTTCGTCTATGTGAACTGGTCTGAAGATAGACGCGATCCGGCTCACGGGTCAAGGGGCGGAAACCTGTCCATGTATGCGAACTCGCGGTACTGTCGTATTCACCCCCGGGGAGGGCCCGGTGCACCGCAGTAGGACCAGAGGAGAGTTCATGCAGCTTCAGAAGGAGTTCAAGAGGGAGTCGAACGGCGGCCCCGACGCCGGGCCGGTCAAGTCCGCTGCCCGTGCCCTGGACCTGCTGGACGACATCGCCGCGCACGGCCCCGGAACTCAGCTGCAGCTCTCGACGCGCCTGAACATCCCCAAGAGCAGCCTGCACGCGCTGCTGCGCACCATGACCGACCGCGGCTGGCTGCAGACCGACCCCACGGGGAGCGTCTACCAGCTCGGCATCCACTCGCTCGTGGTCAGCTCGGCCTACCTCGACGGCGACCCGGTGCTGGCCCGCGCGGCGTCCGTGCTCGACGAGGTGGCCGCCGCCACCGAGGAGACGGTGCACCTCGGCCGCCTCGACGGCGCCGACGTCATCTACACCGCCAAGCGGGAGTCGGTGCACCCGCTGCGCATGCACTCCGCCGTCGGGCGCAGGCTTCCGGCGTACGCCACGTCGCTGGGACGCGCCCTGCTCGCCGAGATGCCGGCCGAGTCCCGCCGCGACCTGGTGCCCGAGTCGATCGCCGCGATCACGGCCAAGACGACCACCAAGAAGGAGGCCGTGCTGGAGATCATCGACCGCGCGGCCTACCAGGGCTACGCCACGGAGAGCGAGGAGTCGTGCATGGGCGTGCGCTGCTTCGGCGTCGCGCTCCCCTTCGGCCACCACGCCGTGGACGCGATGAGCGTCGCGGTGCCGATCAGCCGGCTGGGCGACGGGCGCGAGGACCTCATCATCGAGACGCTGCTCAGCGTGAAGTCCCGGCTGGCGGCCGTGCACGACAACAGCATGGTGCGCTGAGGGGCAGACCCCGAAGAGTGACGCAGCCCACATTCCGAGCGAAACCCCGCCCGACCGGTGCATCTGTACTGGTCGGGCGGGGTTTTGCCGATTTAGCCCGGATGAACGTCATGTGAAGGAGTGCGCCGGCGGCGTCCGGAGCGCCATCCGGAGCGCGGATGCCTCCGAACGCCCAGCATGACCCTTTCCGCAACGGCATCTCGCGGTCATCTCGGACAACTCCTCTCGGCCGTGCGCTCGGCCGTCCCGCAGCTCATCGCCTTCGGGGGCGTGGGCCTCGTGGCGTTCGTCGTCGACGTGGGCACCTACAACGCGCTGCGTGCCGGCGTGATGACGGACCAGGTCATCTGGGCCAAGGTCGTCTCGGTCACGGTCGCGACAGCCGTCGCCTGGCTGGGGCACCGGTACCTCACCTTCCGCAGCACCCGCCGCCCCGCGGCGGCCACCGAGCTGGTCCTCTTCGTGCTGGCGAACGCCGGCGGGCTGCTGATCGCCGCGGGCTGCCTCTTCGTCTCGCACTACGTGCTCGGCTTCCGGTCCACCCTGGCCGACAACATCGCGGGCAACGGCGTGGGCTTCGCGCTCGGCACCGCCTTCCGGTACGTGGCCTACCGGTTCCTCGTCTTCTCCCCGGCGAAGGGAGGCACGGCATGAGGACGCCGCTCCTCGCCCTGGCGGCCGGCGCCGTCCCCGGCCCGCTCCTGACCCCCGAGCCCGAGCGGGCGCCCGCGCCCGCCGACGTGCCCAACCGCGGCGTCGTCGACCCGAACCTGGCCGACGTCGCCCGCGGCGCCGGCGACCTGGACTGGGTCGCCCTGGCCGGGTACACCGCGCTGGTGCTGCTCGCCCTGGCCCTCACCGCGGTGGCGGTCACCACCCTGTGGTGGATGCTCTACGCCTGGCGGTCCAAGGGGACCCTGGAGAGCACCGGGTTCTCGCGGGACCCGCACCCGCCGCGGAACACCTTCACCCTGCTGGTCCCCGGGCGGCACGAGGAGGAGGTGATGGGCCGCACGCTCGACACGCTCGCGACCCAGACGCACCCGCACGTGCAGATCATCGCGATCGTCGGGCACGACGACCCGGGGACCGAGGCCGTGTGCCGCGCGGCCGCCGAGCGGCACCCCGACCGCATCGAGGTCGTCGTCGACGACAGCGTCCCGAAGAACAAGCCCAAGGCACTCAACCGGGCGCTCCCGTACGCGACCGGCGACGTCGTGGGCGTGTTCGACGCCGAGGACGAGGTGCACCCCGACCTGCTGCGGCACATCGACTCCCGGTTCACCGAGACCGGCGCGCTCGTGGTCCAGGGCGGCGTGCAGCTGATGAACTTCCACACGAGCTGGTGGGCGCTGCGCAACGTGCTGGAGTACTACTTCTGGTTCCGCTCGCGGCTGCACTTCCACGCCGGTGCCAGGTTCATCCCGCTGGGCGGCAACACCGTGTTCATCCGTCGCGAGGCCCTGATACGTAACGACGGGTGGGACGCCGACTGCCTCGCGGAGGACTGCGAGCTGGGCGTGCGGCTCTCCAGCCAGGGCGCGGAGGTCGCGGTCGCCTACAGCCCGCAGTACGTGACCCGCGAGGAGACCCCGGGGTCGCTCGCCTCCCTGTACAAGCAGCGCACCCGCTGGAACCAGGGGTTCCTCCAGGTGCTGCGCAAGGGCGAGTGGCGCGCACTGCCCACGCGGTCGCAGCGCGCCTTCGCCCGGTACCTGCTCGCCATGCCGTTCCTGCAGGCCGCCACGGGGCTGCTCATCCCGCTCTCGGTGTGCCTAATCCTGTTCGCGAAGGTGCCCACCGCCGTGGCACTGCTGACCTTCGTGCCGCTCGCGCCCACCCTGGTCACGGTCGCGGTCGAGGTGGCGGGGCTCGACGAGTTCGGCCGCCTGTACGGCGCGAAGGTCCGGGCCCGGGACTACGTCCGGCTGATCCTCGGGACCATCCCCTTCCAGGTGTTCCTCGCGCTCGCCGCCATCCGGGCCGTGGTCCGGGAGACCCGCGGCGAGCGCGGCTGGGAGAAGACCGAGCACACCGGGGCGCACCGCACCGCCGAGTCCGCGCCGCTCCCCGACCTGGCGGCCGAGACCGCCGTGGTCCGGAAGGCGGCGGCATGAGCGCGCCGGCCATCACCAGGCCCTCCCCCGTCTCCGGCCCGACGACGGCGTCCCGCCCCGCGCGGCGCCTGACCGAGTGGACCCGCCGGCACGCCCGTTCGCTGCTCTGGCTCGCGCCCGTGCTGGTCGTCGGCGCCGTCGTGAACCTCGTCAACATCGGCGGGTCCCCGCAGCGCATCGACGACGAAGGCACCTACACCGCGCAGGCGTGGGCGGTGGCGCACCTCGGCGAGCTCGCGCACTACACCTACTGGTACGACCACCCGCCGCTCGGCTGGCTGCAGATCGCCGGGTACACCCAGCTCACCGGCGCCTTCGCGCGCTGGGACGTCGCGGTGCTGGCCGCGCGCGAGGCGGTGATCGTCGCGACCCTGATCGCCACGGTGCTGCTGTGGGTGCTCGCCCGTCGCGTGGGGCTGTCTCGCGGCGTGGCGTCGGCCGCCGGGCTGATCTTCGTCCTGTCCCCGCTGGCGGTGCAGTTCCACCGCACGGTCTACCTCGACAACATCGCCGTGCCGTGGCTGCTGGCGGCCTTCCTGCTCGCGACCAACCGCAGGGGGCAGCTCGCCGCGTTCGCGGGGTCGGCGGTCGC
This window harbors:
- a CDS encoding glycosyltransferase; its protein translation is MRTPLLALAAGAVPGPLLTPEPERAPAPADVPNRGVVDPNLADVARGAGDLDWVALAGYTALVLLALALTAVAVTTLWWMLYAWRSKGTLESTGFSRDPHPPRNTFTLLVPGRHEEEVMGRTLDTLATQTHPHVQIIAIVGHDDPGTEAVCRAAAERHPDRIEVVVDDSVPKNKPKALNRALPYATGDVVGVFDAEDEVHPDLLRHIDSRFTETGALVVQGGVQLMNFHTSWWALRNVLEYYFWFRSRLHFHAGARFIPLGGNTVFIRREALIRNDGWDADCLAEDCELGVRLSSQGAEVAVAYSPQYVTREETPGSLASLYKQRTRWNQGFLQVLRKGEWRALPTRSQRAFARYLLAMPFLQAATGLLIPLSVCLILFAKVPTAVALLTFVPLAPTLVTVAVEVAGLDEFGRLYGAKVRARDYVRLILGTIPFQVFLALAAIRAVVRETRGERGWEKTEHTGAHRTAESAPLPDLAAETAVVRKAAA
- a CDS encoding GtrA family protein, giving the protein MRSAVPQLIAFGGVGLVAFVVDVGTYNALRAGVMTDQVIWAKVVSVTVATAVAWLGHRYLTFRSTRRPAAATELVLFVLANAGGLLIAAGCLFVSHYVLGFRSTLADNIAGNGVGFALGTAFRYVAYRFLVFSPAKGGTA
- a CDS encoding IclR family transcriptional regulator, whose protein sequence is MQLQKEFKRESNGGPDAGPVKSAARALDLLDDIAAHGPGTQLQLSTRLNIPKSSLHALLRTMTDRGWLQTDPTGSVYQLGIHSLVVSSAYLDGDPVLARAASVLDEVAAATEETVHLGRLDGADVIYTAKRESVHPLRMHSAVGRRLPAYATSLGRALLAEMPAESRRDLVPESIAAITAKTTTKKEAVLEIIDRAAYQGYATESEESCMGVRCFGVALPFGHHAVDAMSVAVPISRLGDGREDLIIETLLSVKSRLAAVHDNSMVR
- the kduD gene encoding 2-dehydro-3-deoxy-D-gluconate 5-dehydrogenase KduD; translated protein: MTSPFDLHGRCAVVTGAGRGLGQAVAVGLASAGADVVLLGRPGRQDATRDLVAETGVKAEVVDLDVSDLDAVEQVTAELNATRQIDVVVNNAGIIDREDSVDVSRDSWQRVLDVNLNGLFFLTQQLGRPMVERGHGKIVSIASLLSFQGGLRVVSYAASKHGVAGMTKALANEWGPHGVQVNAIAPGYMATDNTTALRDDADRSRSILERIPAGRWGTAEDIAGSAVFLSSPAADYVNGHVLVVDGGWMAR
- the kduI gene encoding 5-dehydro-4-deoxy-D-glucuronate isomerase, with amino-acid sequence MIQVRYSTSPSSAETATTADLRENFLVPDLFVSGEVNGTYTHDDRLLIGGAVPGAGELGLPAWSDVLGTQSHLEGRELGIINVGAPGHVVVDDEKFELEHLDGLFVGRGSEVTFGGADAAYYFVSAPAHATYPTAALRHSEVEPVALGSAEAANERNLFRYVWGQDVKTSQLQFGVTVIASGSVWNTFPPHLHDRRTEIYCYVDLDEQDRVFHFMGEPGATRHLVLRNREAVISPPWSIHSGAGTGSYAFIWAMAGENNVYTDLSPVALEEL